In Perognathus longimembris pacificus isolate PPM17 chromosome 23, ASM2315922v1, whole genome shotgun sequence, a single genomic region encodes these proteins:
- the Rnf40 gene encoding E3 ubiquitin-protein ligase BRE1B, giving the protein MSGPGNKRAAGDGGSGPPEKKLSREEKTTTTLIEPIRLGGISSTEEMDLKVLQFKNKKLAERLEQRQACEDELRERIEKLEKRQATDDATLLIVNRYWAQLDETVEALLRCHENQRDISAGTETPGAQEGPTRDVIPLTEPGTSDLREALPMQLRPPLSEPALAFVVALGASSNEEVELQLQGRMEFSKAAVSRVVEASDRLQRRVEELCQRVYSRGDNEPPSEVARAHTRELGRENRRLQDLATQLQEKHHRISLEYSELQDKVTSSETKVLEMETTVEDLKWDIEKLRKREQKLNKHLAEALEQLNSGYYVSGSSSGFQGGQITLNMQKFEMLNAELEENQELANSRMAELEKLQTELQGAVRTNERLKVALRSLPEEVVRETGEYRMLQAQFSLLYNESLQVKTQLDEARGLLLATKNSHLRHIEHMESDELGLQKKLRTEVIQLEDTLAQVRKEYEMLRIEFEQNLAANEQAGPINREMRHLISSLQNHNHQLKGDAQRYKRKLREVQAEIGKLRAQASGSTHPIPSLGHPDDSVLSAPAPGKEECGPGPVGTPDSRKEVALVPGATTTTSSVKKEELIPSEEDAQALPPGAQGPSSRGREPEARPKRELREREGPGVGTPPVASALSRVDREKAKLEEAKRKESDLLRGLRAELKKAQESQKEMKLLLDMYKSAPKEQRDKVQLMAAERKAKAEVDELRSRIRELEERDRRESKKIADEDALRRIRQAEEQIEHLQRKLGATKQEEEALLSEMDVTGQAFEDMQEQNGRLLQQLREKDDANFKLMSERIKANQIHKLLREEKDELGEQVLGLKSQVDAQLLTVQKLEEKERALQGSLGGVEKELTLRSQALELNKRKAVEAAQLAEDLKVQLEHVQTRLREIQPCLAESRAAREKESFNLKRAQEDISRLRRKLEKQRKVEVYADADEILQEEIKEYKARLTCPCCNTRKKDAVLTKCFHVFCFECVRGRYEARQRKCPKCNAAFGAHDFHRVYIS; this is encoded by the exons ATGTCTGGGCCCGGCAACAAACGCGCCGCCGGCGACGGGGGCTCAGGGCCCCCAGAGAAGAAGCTGAGCCGTGAGGAGAAGACTACAACCACTCTAATTGAGCCCATTCGTCTTGGGGGCATCTCTTCCACG gaggAGATGGACTTGAAGGTTCTGCAGTTCAAGAACAAGAAACTGGCTGAGCGGTTGGAACAGCGTCAAGCTTGTGAAGATGAACTCCGAGAAAGAATTGAAAAATTGGAGAAGCGGCAGGCCACAGATGATGCTACTCTCCTCATTGTTAATCGCTACTGGGCCCAG CTGGATGAAACTGTGGAAGCCCTTCTCCGGTGCCATGAGAATCAGAGGGACATTTCTGCAGGGACAGAGACACCTGGGGCCCAGGAGGGGCCTACTCGTGATGTGATCCCACTCACAGAGCCAGGGACTTCGGATCTGAGGG AGGCCTTGCCAATGCAACTGAGACCCCCTCTTAGTGAGCCGGCCTTGGCTTTTGTGGTGGCACTGGGTGCCAGCAGCAACGAAGAAGTGGAACTGCAACTGCAGGGACGGATGGAGTTTTCCAAGGCAGCAGTGTCCCGAGTAGTAGAGGCCTCAGACCGCCTACAGCGCCGAGTGGAGGAACTTTGTCAGCGAGTGTACAGCCGGG GGGATAATGAGCCCCCCAGCGAAGTGGCACGGGCACACACCCGGGAGCTGGGGCGTGAGAACCGGCGGCTGCAGGACTTGGCCACTCAGCTTCAGGAGAAGCACCATCGCATCTCATTGGAG TACTCTGAGCTCCAGGATAAAGTAACATCATCAGAGACTAAGGTGCTTGAGATGGAGACAACAGTGGAGGATCTGAAGTGGGACATTGAGAAGCTGCGCAAGCGAGAACAAAAGCTCAATAAGCACCTAGCAGAAGCTTTGGAGCAG CTCAACTCTGGCTACTATGTCTCTGGGAGCTCCTCAGGCTTCCAGGGGGGTCAGATCACACTCAACATGCAAAAG TTTGAGATGTTGAATGCAGAGTTGGAGGAAAACCAAGAATTGGCCAACAGCCGCATGGCAGAACTGGAGAAGTTGCAGACAGAGCTTCAGGGGGCTGTGCGGACGAATGAACGCCTCAAG GTGGCCTTGCGGAGCCTTCCTGAAGAGGTGGTTCGAGAGACAGGGGAGTACCGAATGCTTCAGGCCCAGTTCTCCCTGCTTTACAACGAGTCTCTACAAGTGAAGACCCAGCTGGACGAGGCCCGGGGACTGCTGTTGGCCACCAAGAACTCTCACTTGAGACACATTGAGCACATGGAG AGTGATGAGCTGGGGCTGCAGAAGAAGCTGCGCACGGAGGTCATCCAGCTAGAAGACACGCTGGCCCAGGTGCGCAAGGAGTATGAGATGCTGCGCATTGAGTTTGAACAGAACTTGGCTGCCAACGAGCAGGCAG GGCCCATCAATCGGGAGATGCGTCACCTGATTAGCAGTCTCCAGAACCACAACCACCAGCTAAAAGGGGATGCCCAGCGATATAAGCGGAAGCTTCGAGAAGTGCAGGCTGAGATTGGCAAG CTCCGGGCCCAAGCCAGTGgctccacccaccccatccccagcctGGGTCATCCTGATGACTCTGTCCTcagtgccccagccccagggaaagAAGAGTGTGGGCCAGGCCCTGTGGGTACTCCTGACAGCAGGAAGGAGGTGGCTTTAGTGCCTGGTGCCACCACCACTACCTCCTCAGTGAAGAAAGAGGAGCTGATTCCCTCCGAAGAGGATGCTCAGGCCCTACCTCCTGGGGCCCAAGGCCCCTCTTCCAGGGGTCGAGAACCTGAGGCCAGGCCCAAAAGGGAACTTCGGGAACGAGAAGGGCCAGGCGTGGGAACCCCACCTGTAGCCtcagctctctcaagggtggatCGAGAGAAGGCCAAATTAGAAGAAGCCAAGAGAAAAGAATCAGATCTACTCAGAGGACTTCGAGCGGAGCTCAA GAAGGCCCAAGAGAGCCAGAAGGAGATGAAGCTGCTGCTCGACATGTATAAATCAGCCCCCAAGGAGCAGCGGGACAAGGTGCAGCTCATGGCGGCTGAACGCAAGGCCAAGGCTGAG GTTGATGAGCTAAGGAGCCGTATCCGGGAACTGGAGGAGAGGGATCGAAGGGAGAGCAAGAAGATTGCTGATGAGGATGCCCTGAGGCGCATCCGTCAGGCTGAGGAGCAGATCGAACACCTGCAGCGCAAGTTGGGTGCCACCAAGCAG gaggaggaggctctgCTGTCAGAGATGGATGTGACAGGTCAGGCTTTTGAGGACATGCAGGAACAAAATGGGCGGCTGCTACAACAGTTGCGGGAAAAGGACGATGCCAACTTTAAGCTGATGTCAGAGCGGATAAAGGCCAACCAGATTCACAAGTTGCTTCGCGAAGAGAAGGATGAGTTGGGCGAGCAGGTTCTTGGCCTCAAGTCCCAG GTGGATGCCCAGCTGTTGACTGTACAGAAGCTGGAGGAAAAGGAGCGGGCCTTGCAGGGCAGTCTTGGCGGTGTGGAGAAGGAGCTGACACTGCGTAGCCAGGCCTTGGAGCTCAACAAAAGGAAG GCTGTGGAGGCAGCCCAGCTCGCCGAGGATCTGAAGGTGCAGCTGGAGCATGTGCAGACCCGGCTACGGGAGATCCAGCCCTGCCTGGCCGAGAGCCGGGCTGCCCGTGAAAAGGAGAGCTTCAACCTCAAGAGGGCTCAG GAGGACATCTCTCGGCTGCGACGCAAACTGGAGAAGCAGAGGAAGGTAGAAGTTTATGCAGATGCCGATGAAATCCTTCAGGAGGAGATCAAGGAGTATAAG GCACGGTTAACCTGCCCTTGCTGTAACACCCGCAAGAAGGATGCAGTCCTTACCAAGTGTTTCCACGTGTTCTGCTTCGAGTGTGTGCGGGGTCGATATGAGGCCCGCCAGAGGAAGTGTCCCAAGTGCAACGCAGCCTTTGGTGCCCACGATTTCCACCGTGTCTACATCAGCTGA
- the Cfap119 gene encoding cilia- and flagella-associated protein 119, which translates to MISSKSTHVLGTRARSLSEHLSELQRELEKGHSSMSGLAQTTTEIRTDSSTAVSALVGMEDPTANLFPPPLPQPGICMWKYLDIHSMQRLEKTATLEEMREVLTELLELGSPEQSLRDAITLDLFSHALIFCRQQGFSLEQMSAACAILQDLHKACVATPLGNVEECYRYFTSVLFCHGVRRPPFSIDLFKEEQLLALADYVVNTYFRHFKLYKYVFTPQVLAMGLQEAISIFPFPSEQVPFSQHPRSCLFPGAAGSIFGLLGARATQAPARG; encoded by the exons ATGATTAGCTCTAAGTCCACCCACGTCCTAGGAACGAGGGCGCGGTCATTGTCTGAACACCTCTCTGAACTGCAGCGGGAACTAGAGAAGGGTCACAGCTCGATGAGTGGACTGGCACAGACCACAACCGAGATACGGACCGATTCGTCCACCGCGGTCTCCGCCTTGGTGGGGATGGAAGACCCTACAGCCAACTTGTTCCCG CCACCGTTGCCCCAGCCTGGGATCTGCATGTG GAAATATCTGGATATTCATTCCATGCAAAGGCTGGAGAAGACAGCCACCCTGGAGGAGATGAGGGA GGTACTGACTGAGCTCTTGGAGCTTGGCAGTCCTGAACAGAGTCTGCGGGATGCCATCACCCTGGACCTCTTCTCCCATGCACTCATCTTCTGCCGCCAGCAGGGCTTCTCACTAGAGCAGATGTCAGCAGCTTGTGCCATACTCCAAGATCTTCACAAGGCCTGTGTTG CAACCCCTTTGGGCAACGTGGAGGAATGCTACCGCTACTTTACCAGTGTTCTTTTTTGCCATGGAGTCAGG CGCCCCCCCTTCAGCATTGACCTTTTTAAGGAGGAACAGCTTCTGGCCCTGGCTGACTACGTGGTCAACACCTACTTCCGCCACTTCAAGCTCTACAAATATGTCTTCACCCCCCAGGTACTGGCAATGGGCTTGCAAGAGGCTATCTccatctttccctttccctcagaGCAGGTGCCTTTCTCTCAGCATCCTCGTTCCTGTCTCTTCCCAGGTGCGGCTGGATCTATCTTTGGATTACTTGGGGCTAGAGCCACCCAAGCCCCAGCCAGAGGGTAA